A genomic region of Trichothermofontia sichuanensis B231 contains the following coding sequences:
- the sds gene encoding solanesyl diphosphate synthase, which produces MTSVKSLFSPVEADLQDLTNNLKRLVGARHPILYAAAEHLFGAGGKRLRPAIVLLISRATLPNQAITPQHQRLAEITEMIHTASLVHDDVVDEAEIRRGVPTVNQGFGNRIAVLAGDFLFAQSSWYLANLDNLEVVKLLSEVIMNLAEGEIRQGLNRFDTSLSLEAYLEKSYYKTASLIANSAKAAALLSQVSPTLQENLYFYGRHFGLAFQIVDDILDFTASAEVLGKPAGSDLRSGNLTAPVLFALEEHPCLETLIEREFAQPGDLEQALALVFDSRGIERSRELAAQHAKTAIAYLADLPTSEPQQCLVKLAEYTLSRLY; this is translated from the coding sequence ATGACTTCCGTCAAATCCCTTTTCTCCCCCGTTGAAGCCGACCTCCAAGATCTCACCAACAACTTGAAGCGTTTAGTCGGTGCCCGTCATCCCATCCTGTATGCGGCGGCTGAACATCTGTTCGGTGCGGGTGGTAAACGATTACGACCGGCGATCGTCCTGTTGATCTCACGGGCAACGCTGCCTAACCAGGCGATTACCCCCCAGCATCAGCGCCTGGCCGAAATCACAGAGATGATCCATACGGCGAGCTTGGTGCATGATGACGTGGTGGACGAGGCAGAAATTCGGCGGGGGGTCCCGACGGTCAACCAGGGATTTGGCAACCGCATTGCCGTGCTGGCGGGTGATTTTCTCTTTGCCCAGTCCTCCTGGTATTTGGCCAATCTGGACAATCTGGAGGTGGTCAAGCTGCTTTCGGAAGTGATTATGAATCTGGCTGAAGGGGAGATTCGCCAAGGTCTCAATCGTTTTGACACCAGCCTTTCCCTGGAGGCATATTTGGAGAAAAGCTACTACAAAACGGCCTCATTAATTGCCAACAGTGCGAAAGCGGCGGCCCTCCTCAGCCAGGTCTCCCCGACGCTTCAGGAAAATCTCTACTTCTATGGGCGGCACTTTGGTCTCGCGTTTCAGATCGTCGATGATATTTTAGACTTTACGGCCTCGGCGGAGGTGCTAGGTAAACCGGCTGGCTCGGATCTGCGCAGCGGCAATCTCACGGCTCCGGTTCTCTTTGCGCTGGAGGAGCATCCCTGCCTGGAAACCCTGATTGAACGAGAATTTGCTCAACCGGGAGATTTGGAGCAGGCCCTCGCCCTAGTTTTTGACAGCCGTGGTATTGAGCGATCGCGGGAACTGGCAGCTCAACACGCGAAAACCGCGATCGCCTATTTGGCCGATTTGCCCACCAGTGAACCCCAGCAGTGCCTAGTAAAATTGGCGGAGTATACCCTCAGTCGTTTGTACTAG
- a CDS encoding GumC family protein, translated as MQGNRSYIGPDSEHKLEWNEPPVVPASGLEDTEASTESQGLNLRPLLRTCRRKAWLILLLTGLLGGLAWHRSPKTVSSTWQANFQLLVEPATTEARIVQPTSLARAGGGVPSAELYALDYGTQIQILTSPRILADIAAAVQKTSPDHPLLQDLPPADKQALLEQLQRFNERYLKEALKVERLQTQEGTRSEGTRVLTVSFESPNKRLTEIVLQAAAERYLRYSLEERRTVISEGIRFIEGQLPTVQQRVNQLQGAIQQLREQQSTLDPAVTGQTLVQQAREIESQQLQTRRELQEQRTLLADLQRQVGLTPQQAMIVSALSQDSRYQALLTQLTETDAEIAIQAARVRPESLEFQALLRKRQNQEALLRQQLSQILGTSGAQLAGMSSIGIFQDALRLGLIQQMFAALNQIRVLETREQELSRSAAELAPLLQQQPAIIRRYTDLQQQLDIASRTLTQLLTQREALRLEGAQTQVPWEQLTEPDATESRGVSRASRMILMGLLSGAIAGVVAAMALEKLQNVFFEPDDLKDAVKLPILGTIPRYQGREPLSSQSLFKLSVLEDNSGTFAPFLDAFDALYTTLRFLRPQAPLRSFVISSPMIGDGKSTVALHLAQSAALAGQRVLLVDANLRTPQIHLRLGMENQRGLSNLLTGKLRKHGIQQAIQRSPLVKNLSVLTAGPPILNAARLLAAPQTRQLAERLQAQYDWVIYDTPALTTVRDAAFLADYTDGLVMVVDIGTTRRSKTSKVLEQLSTFHLPSLGIVANYAGKKRQNSNLQDTPQVMSKFFTHRTNQEPSPTQVPVERALSEPRS; from the coding sequence ATGCAGGGTAACCGTTCATACATTGGACCCGACTCCGAACACAAACTGGAATGGAATGAGCCGCCAGTTGTCCCCGCCAGTGGCCTTGAGGATACCGAGGCAAGTACAGAGTCTCAGGGCTTGAACCTACGTCCCTTATTGAGGACCTGTCGTCGTAAAGCATGGTTGATTTTGCTGCTGACCGGTTTATTGGGTGGGTTAGCTTGGCATCGCAGCCCCAAAACCGTTAGTTCAACCTGGCAGGCCAATTTTCAACTGTTGGTAGAACCGGCAACGACCGAAGCCAGAATCGTGCAGCCAACCTCCCTCGCACGCGCTGGGGGGGGGGTACCCAGCGCGGAACTGTATGCCCTTGACTACGGAACCCAAATTCAGATCCTGACTAGTCCCCGCATACTCGCCGATATCGCTGCTGCCGTGCAAAAAACCAGCCCTGACCATCCCCTCCTACAGGATCTCCCCCCAGCAGATAAACAAGCCCTCCTGGAGCAATTGCAAAGGTTTAATGAACGGTATTTGAAAGAGGCTTTGAAGGTTGAACGCCTCCAGACCCAGGAGGGAACCCGCTCAGAGGGGACGCGCGTTCTCACAGTGAGCTTTGAGTCACCGAACAAGCGCCTCACGGAAATCGTTCTGCAGGCGGCTGCTGAGCGCTACTTGCGTTATAGCCTAGAGGAACGGCGGACAGTCATCAGCGAAGGCATCCGGTTTATTGAAGGACAGTTACCCACTGTGCAACAGCGCGTGAATCAACTCCAGGGCGCGATTCAACAATTACGCGAACAACAGTCTACCCTTGATCCGGCAGTTACTGGGCAGACATTGGTGCAACAGGCCCGCGAGATCGAATCACAACAATTACAAACGCGTCGTGAGCTACAAGAGCAACGAACCCTCCTCGCCGATCTCCAACGTCAAGTCGGCTTAACTCCACAACAGGCGATGATCGTATCAGCTTTGAGCCAAGATTCGCGTTATCAGGCATTACTCACCCAACTGACAGAGACGGACGCAGAGATTGCCATTCAGGCCGCCCGCGTCCGTCCGGAAAGCTTAGAATTCCAAGCCCTGCTGCGCAAACGCCAGAACCAGGAAGCCTTACTCAGGCAACAGCTTAGCCAAATTTTAGGGACCTCAGGTGCGCAACTGGCCGGCATGTCCTCGATCGGCATTTTTCAAGATGCCCTGCGCCTAGGGTTAATTCAACAAATGTTTGCGGCCCTCAATCAAATTCGGGTGCTAGAAACCCGTGAACAGGAATTAAGTCGTTCGGCGGCTGAACTTGCTCCCCTGCTTCAGCAACAGCCAGCCATTATTCGCCGTTATACCGACTTGCAACAACAACTCGATATTGCCTCCCGTACCCTAACCCAGTTGTTAACCCAGCGGGAAGCCCTGCGGCTCGAAGGTGCCCAGACCCAGGTGCCGTGGGAGCAGCTAACCGAACCCGATGCCACAGAAAGCCGGGGGGTGAGTCGAGCCAGCCGCATGATTCTGATGGGTCTACTCAGTGGGGCGATCGCAGGGGTGGTGGCCGCCATGGCGTTGGAGAAGTTGCAAAATGTGTTCTTTGAACCGGATGATCTCAAGGATGCGGTTAAATTGCCAATTCTCGGTACAATTCCTCGTTACCAGGGACGTGAACCCTTGAGTTCCCAATCCCTGTTCAAGTTATCGGTTCTAGAAGACAACAGTGGGACGTTTGCACCCTTCCTGGATGCCTTTGATGCCCTCTATACAACCCTCCGTTTCCTCCGACCGCAAGCCCCCCTACGATCGTTTGTCATTTCATCACCCATGATCGGTGATGGCAAGTCCACCGTGGCTTTGCATCTGGCCCAATCGGCAGCCCTAGCCGGTCAACGGGTGTTGCTAGTGGATGCTAACCTTCGTACTCCCCAAATCCATCTCCGACTGGGGATGGAAAACCAGCGGGGACTGAGTAATCTGCTGACCGGCAAATTGCGCAAGCATGGTATTCAGCAAGCAATTCAACGATCGCCCCTGGTGAAAAATTTATCGGTCTTGACGGCTGGTCCCCCCATTCTGAATGCAGCCCGCCTCTTGGCCGCACCCCAAACCCGACAGTTAGCGGAACGGTTGCAAGCCCAGTATGATTGGGTCATCTATGACACCCCTGCTCTCACCACTGTACGGGATGCGGCCTTTTTGGCTGACTATACCGATGGGCTGGTCATGGTGGTGGATATCGGAACGACTCGTCGCTCAAAAACGTCTAAGGTATTAGAGCAATTGAGTACTTTTCATCTCCCCAGCCTGGGGATCGTTGCCAATTATGCTGGTAAGAAGCGACAGAATAGCAACTTGCAAGATACGCCACAGGTTATGTCAAAGTTTTTCACCCATCGAACCAACCAGGAACCCTCGCCCACCCAAGTGCCGGTCGAGCGCGCACTCTCCGAACCCCGGAGTTGA
- a CDS encoding universal stress protein codes for MTMYQRILIPIDGSPCSQAALHHGLQLAHAIGAEVTLLHILENPLTTSLVNWMGPGPTAYSYDLLQDLRKAAQTILATAAQQAAQFPVMAQTVLIEEDFPATVIVQQAQDHDLVVMGTHGRKGIDRLFIGSITEGVLRNTQTPLLIVHPDPQPG; via the coding sequence ATGACGATGTATCAACGGATTTTGATTCCGATCGATGGCAGTCCCTGTAGCCAGGCGGCCCTGCACCACGGTCTGCAATTGGCCCACGCGATCGGTGCCGAGGTCACCCTCCTTCACATCCTGGAAAATCCCCTGACGACTTCCCTGGTGAACTGGATGGGACCTGGCCCGACGGCCTATAGCTATGATTTGCTCCAGGATTTGCGCAAGGCGGCTCAAACAATTCTGGCAACCGCAGCCCAACAGGCGGCGCAATTCCCCGTCATGGCCCAAACGGTGCTGATTGAAGAGGACTTTCCCGCAACTGTGATTGTGCAGCAGGCCCAAGATCACGATTTGGTGGTGATGGGTACCCACGGACGCAAGGGTATTGATCGCCTGTTTATTGGTTCGATTACTGAGGGCGTTCTCCGGAATACCCAAACCCCCCTCTTAATTGTCCACCCCGATCCGCAACCGGGCTAG
- a CDS encoding aminopeptidase P N-terminal domain-containing protein, whose product MQNEYRQRRERLMEKIGHGTAIFHSAPMAIMHNDVEYTFRQDSDFFYLTGFDEPEAVAVLAPHHEEHRYVLFVRSKDWEQEVWTGYRLGVEAAKDVLGADVVYPIAELDEKLPQYLEKADRLYYRFGRNQAFDDKILHHWQRLLATYNKRGTGPIAIEDPRFILGALRQVKSEAELDLTRQAIAIAAEAHIQAMQQARPGRYEYEIQAGLEHYFRSKGAMGPAYPSIVASGPNACILHYVANTRQMQDRDLLLIDAGCAYGYYNSDITRTFPINGRFTAEQKALYELVLAAQKAAIAEVKPNNSYDQMHKTAVRVLTEGLVELGLLTGSLDQLIEEEKYKPFYMHRTGHWLGLDVHDAGIYRQGDTWQTFQPGYITTVEPGLYIGPETQPAEGQPDIPEHWRGIGIRIEDDVLVTTTGHEVLSAAVPKEVKDLEH is encoded by the coding sequence ATGCAGAACGAGTATCGGCAACGGCGAGAACGCCTGATGGAAAAGATTGGTCATGGGACCGCGATTTTTCACAGTGCCCCAATGGCCATTATGCACAATGATGTCGAGTATACCTTTCGGCAGGATAGTGATTTCTTCTATCTGACGGGTTTTGATGAACCGGAGGCGGTGGCTGTCTTGGCCCCCCACCATGAGGAACATCGCTATGTCCTGTTTGTGCGATCGAAGGATTGGGAGCAAGAAGTTTGGACCGGCTATCGGCTGGGGGTAGAGGCGGCTAAGGACGTTTTGGGCGCTGATGTCGTTTATCCTATTGCTGAATTAGATGAAAAGCTACCTCAATATCTTGAAAAGGCCGATCGTTTATATTATCGTTTCGGGCGTAATCAAGCCTTTGATGATAAAATTTTGCACCACTGGCAACGCCTGTTGGCAACCTATAATAAACGAGGGACAGGCCCGATCGCGATCGAAGATCCGCGTTTTATCCTAGGGGCATTACGACAGGTCAAAAGTGAGGCTGAATTAGACCTCACTCGGCAGGCGATCGCGATCGCGGCAGAGGCCCATATTCAAGCTATGCAGCAGGCCCGCCCCGGTCGCTATGAATACGAAATTCAGGCAGGACTGGAACATTACTTCCGGAGCAAAGGGGCAATGGGACCCGCCTACCCCTCGATCGTGGCTTCTGGACCCAATGCCTGCATTTTGCACTATGTTGCGAATACACGGCAGATGCAGGATCGAGATTTACTCCTTATTGATGCTGGCTGCGCCTACGGCTATTACAACTCTGATATTACGCGCACCTTCCCCATTAATGGCCGGTTTACGGCAGAACAAAAGGCATTGTATGAACTGGTTTTAGCCGCCCAAAAAGCCGCGATCGCCGAAGTGAAACCGAATAACTCCTACGATCAAATGCATAAAACGGCAGTGCGAGTCTTAACTGAGGGGTTAGTTGAACTGGGTCTATTAACGGGCAGCCTCGATCAACTGATTGAGGAAGAAAAATATAAACCTTTCTACATGCATCGCACTGGCCATTGGTTGGGCCTAGATGTTCATGACGCCGGCATCTATCGCCAGGGGGATACCTGGCAAACTTTCCAGCCAGGATACATCACAACTGTCGAACCCGGCCTCTACATTGGTCCTGAAACCCAGCCTGCTGAAGGTCAGCCCGACATTCCCGAACACTGGCGGGGGATCGGTATTCGGATTGAAGATGATGTCCTCGTGACGACAACCGGCCATGAGGTGCTCAGTGCCGCCGTTCCCAAGGAGGTAAAGGATCTGGAGCACTAG
- the hisH gene encoding imidazole glycerol phosphate synthase subunit HisH, with translation MSLPPDSFAMPKAYHAASPIGTEMTGDPTVSCPPRIAVVDYDMGNLHSACKGLEKAGATPIVTDRPQDLERADAVVLPGVGAFDPAMQHLRSRDLITPLKAVITSGKPFLGICLGMQILCDNSEEGQEPGLGVIPGTVRRFRSEPRITIPHMGWNQLDLTQPQAPLWTDLPCPAWVYFVHSYYVDPIDSQVTAATVTHGTQQVAAAIACDHLMAVQFHPEKSAQVGLKILANFVSYVRSQRLATR, from the coding sequence ATGTCCCTACCCCCCGATAGCTTCGCGATGCCCAAGGCGTATCATGCTGCATCCCCAATAGGGACTGAAATGACTGGCGATCCGACCGTGTCTTGTCCTCCGAGGATCGCGGTCGTAGACTATGACATGGGTAACCTGCACTCGGCTTGTAAGGGGTTGGAAAAGGCGGGGGCCACGCCGATCGTCACCGATCGCCCCCAGGATTTGGAGCGGGCCGATGCGGTGGTCTTGCCGGGGGTTGGCGCCTTTGACCCAGCGATGCAACACCTGCGATCGCGGGATTTAATCACGCCCTTAAAGGCAGTGATTACTAGCGGTAAACCTTTTTTAGGCATTTGCCTGGGGATGCAAATTCTCTGCGACAACAGTGAGGAAGGTCAGGAACCGGGATTAGGGGTTATCCCTGGCACTGTGCGGCGGTTTCGTTCCGAACCACGGATTACTATCCCCCACATGGGCTGGAACCAACTCGATTTGACCCAACCCCAGGCTCCCCTCTGGACCGATTTGCCCTGCCCCGCCTGGGTTTATTTTGTGCACTCCTATTACGTAGACCCGATCGATTCCCAGGTTACCGCAGCTACGGTTACCCACGGCACTCAGCAGGTGGCAGCGGCGATCGCCTGTGATCACCTGATGGCGGTGCAGTTCCACCCGGAAAAGTCGGCCCAGGTGGGTTTAAAGATTTTGGCGAATTTTGTGAGTTATGTCCGGTCCCAACGGTTGGCCACCCGGTAG
- the rsmD gene encoding 16S rRNA (guanine(966)-N(2))-methyltransferase RsmD gives MRIAGKRVLKTTAGLETRPTTAKVRAALFNIWQGRIADRDWLDICAGSGAIGAEALHRGARRVVGIEQSARAYRMIQGNWQAILAHRYCPNTPPAQVFEVLKGDALQLLPKLQGQTFDCIYFDPPYASDLYDAVLWAIVTYELLSPQGELAVEYHPKVWQPPPQVEGPGAGLILCRQKQYGSTALGFYGHCHLG, from the coding sequence ATGCGTATTGCTGGCAAACGAGTCCTCAAGACGACTGCTGGGTTAGAAACCCGTCCCACAACTGCCAAGGTGCGGGCCGCTTTGTTTAACATTTGGCAGGGGCGGATTGCCGATCGCGATTGGCTGGATATTTGTGCGGGCAGTGGCGCGATCGGGGCAGAGGCCCTCCATCGCGGGGCACGGCGGGTGGTGGGCATTGAGCAGTCAGCCCGTGCCTATCGGATGATTCAGGGCAATTGGCAGGCGATCCTGGCCCACAGATACTGCCCGAACACCCCACCGGCTCAGGTATTTGAGGTCTTGAAGGGGGATGCCCTACAACTGCTGCCCAAGCTCCAGGGCCAAACGTTTGACTGTATTTATTTCGATCCACCCTATGCGAGCGATTTATATGATGCCGTGTTATGGGCGATCGTCACCTACGAGCTATTAAGCCCCCAGGGGGAACTGGCGGTTGAATATCATCCCAAGGTTTGGCAACCCCCACCCCAGGTGGAGGGGCCAGGGGCTGGCCTGATCCTGTGTCGTCAAAAGCAATATGGCAGTACCGCCCTGGGATTTTATGGTCATTGCCATTTAGGCTGA
- a CDS encoding inositol monophosphatase family protein, which translates to MQEFLAIATEAALAAGERLQTYYGQLASIQEKGRPGDLLTEADQASEATVIEILKRHYPEHGILAEESGPAGMMESPYLWAIDPLDGTTNFAHGYPFYAVSIALLVQGVPQVGVVFAPFMEELFCAAKGLGATCNGKPIQVSSTATLRESLLVTGFAYDRRETPDNNYAEFCYFTHLTQGVRRGGSASVDLAYVACGRLDGYWERGLSPWDLAAGVVLVEEAGGQVTAYDGSPFVLQSGRILASNGRLHQAMSAELQRVQPLTGWLAPAVL; encoded by the coding sequence ATGCAGGAATTTCTAGCGATCGCGACGGAAGCAGCCCTCGCGGCAGGTGAACGCCTCCAAACTTACTATGGCCAATTAGCGTCCATTCAGGAAAAGGGTCGACCGGGGGATCTCCTCACAGAAGCGGATCAGGCATCGGAAGCAACGGTCATTGAAATTCTCAAACGCCACTACCCGGAACATGGGATTTTGGCCGAAGAGTCAGGACCGGCAGGGATGATGGAGAGTCCCTACCTTTGGGCGATCGATCCCCTCGATGGGACAACTAATTTTGCCCACGGCTATCCCTTTTACGCCGTGTCGATCGCCCTTTTGGTCCAGGGGGTACCCCAGGTGGGGGTGGTGTTTGCCCCCTTTATGGAGGAGCTATTTTGTGCAGCGAAAGGATTGGGGGCCACCTGTAATGGGAAACCGATCCAGGTGTCCTCAACGGCAACGCTACGGGAGAGTTTGCTGGTGACAGGCTTTGCCTACGATCGCCGGGAAACGCCGGACAACAACTATGCAGAATTTTGCTACTTTACCCATCTCACCCAGGGCGTGCGCCGGGGGGGATCCGCATCGGTGGATCTGGCCTATGTGGCCTGTGGTCGTTTGGATGGCTATTGGGAGCGTGGGTTATCACCGTGGGACTTGGCAGCGGGGGTCGTGTTAGTTGAGGAAGCCGGGGGGCAGGTAACGGCCTATGACGGCAGTCCGTTTGTGTTGCAGTCGGGGCGAATTCTAGCCAGTAATGGTCGGCTGCACCAGGCCATGAGTGCGGAACTCCAGCGGGTACAGCCCCTGACGGGTTGGCTAGCACCAGCCGTCCTTTAG
- a CDS encoding glutamate-5-semialdehyde dehydrogenase, whose translation MTAHSPNPSEGPTMTVVTAVQAAAHSAIQLAKVSGSDRSRALRAMAQTLRERQDDILEANTLDLETSHEMAMPDLILDWLKLTPERIQTAVQILQKLSDLSDPIQQVISTRYPVENCQSYAQHTPLGVIALVYEAIPELAAIAAGLCLRTGNSLVLKGGNEASHSNQAIAAALQAALEEVGLPTSCVTHLASEQGNSIRDLVTQDAWINLVIPYGRPSLVQQVVRQATAPVLRTAIGNCYLYWSASGNLEMVRRVIVESHRREPDAVNAIEKVLVHTKQNPAALTTLWSHLREQGFRLKGDEALVAEFPELEPTAPEEWGQSALDKVVIFKWVDSLATAITWINHYSSGHADCLITESYRESRQFAIGVTSAAVYINASPQFTRNPKRARDIALGMSSQKGQRRGMIGLETLTTLKQVIQGSGD comes from the coding sequence ATGACAGCGCATTCCCCTAACCCCAGTGAGGGTCCTACAATGACGGTGGTCACAGCGGTGCAGGCTGCGGCCCACAGTGCTATCCAGCTAGCGAAGGTGAGTGGGAGCGATCGCAGTCGTGCCCTGCGGGCAATGGCCCAAACCCTGCGGGAACGCCAGGACGATATTTTAGAGGCTAACACGCTGGATTTGGAAACTAGCCACGAAATGGCGATGCCGGACCTGATCCTCGATTGGCTGAAGCTAACGCCAGAGCGCATCCAAACCGCCGTCCAGATTTTACAAAAGTTGAGTGATCTGTCAGACCCGATTCAGCAGGTCATTTCTACCCGGTATCCCGTCGAAAATTGTCAATCCTATGCCCAACATACGCCCCTCGGTGTGATTGCCCTAGTCTATGAGGCCATACCCGAATTGGCGGCGATCGCCGCGGGGTTGTGCCTGCGCACGGGCAATAGCCTGGTCCTGAAGGGAGGTAATGAGGCCAGCCACTCCAACCAGGCGATCGCGGCGGCTTTACAGGCGGCCCTGGAAGAAGTGGGTTTGCCCACCAGTTGCGTCACCCACCTGGCTAGTGAGCAAGGGAACTCGATTCGCGACTTAGTCACTCAGGATGCGTGGATTAATCTTGTCATTCCCTATGGACGCCCCAGTTTAGTGCAACAGGTGGTGCGGCAGGCCACGGCCCCTGTCCTGCGCACGGCGATCGGCAATTGTTACCTCTACTGGTCGGCGTCGGGCAATTTAGAGATGGTGCGGCGGGTCATTGTCGAAAGCCATCGCCGAGAACCGGATGCGGTGAATGCGATCGAAAAAGTCCTGGTCCACACGAAGCAAAATCCCGCTGCCCTCACGACCCTCTGGAGCCATTTGCGGGAGCAAGGGTTTCGACTCAAGGGAGATGAGGCCCTAGTGGCAGAATTTCCGGAGTTAGAACCCACGGCCCCGGAGGAGTGGGGTCAGTCAGCGTTGGATAAGGTGGTGATTTTTAAGTGGGTCGACAGTTTGGCCACAGCCATCACCTGGATTAATCACTACAGTAGCGGTCATGCCGATTGTTTAATCACTGAGTCCTATCGTGAGAGCCGCCAGTTTGCGATCGGGGTAACCAGTGCCGCGGTCTACATCAATGCCTCGCCTCAGTTTACCCGCAATCCGAAACGTGCCCGCGACATTGCCCTAGGGATGTCGAGTCAGAAGGGCCAGCGTCGGGGGATGATTGGCTTGGAAACATTGACAACCTTAAAGCAAGTGATTCAGGGTAGTGGGGATTAA
- a CDS encoding LL-diaminopimelate aminotransferase gives MQFATRLRPLQSNVFADMDQAKARARAAGQEIIDLSLGSSDLPVEQRILDVISQSLADPTTHGYLLFHGTRPFREAVAKWHTQRYGVPLDPETEVLPLIGSQEGTAHLPLAVLNPGDFALLLDPGYPSHAGGVYLASGQIYPMPILAANGFLPILADVPPAVLQQARMMVLSYPHNPTTAIAPLSFFQEAVAFCQQHNLVLVHDFPYADMVFGETKPPSILQADPDKSVSIEFFTLSKSYNMGGFRIGYAVGNADLIRALRQVKAAIDFNQYRGILNGAIAALTGPQDNVARSVKIFRERRDAFVQTLSRLGWEVPVPNATMYIWAKLPTPWDQDSMQFSRQLVEATGVAVAPGAGFGKSGEGYVRFALVHDPHILTTAAEKIAQFLKV, from the coding sequence ATGCAATTCGCCACCCGTCTTCGGCCCCTTCAGTCCAACGTATTTGCCGATATGGATCAGGCCAAAGCCAGAGCGAGGGCAGCCGGCCAGGAAATTATTGACCTGTCCCTGGGGTCCTCTGACCTGCCCGTCGAGCAACGTATTTTGGACGTGATCAGCCAGTCCCTCGCCGATCCCACGACCCACGGCTATCTGTTGTTCCACGGTACTCGACCGTTTCGCGAAGCGGTGGCCAAATGGCATACCCAACGGTATGGCGTACCGCTCGATCCAGAAACGGAAGTGCTGCCCCTGATTGGCTCCCAGGAAGGGACAGCCCATCTGCCGCTAGCGGTCCTGAATCCGGGGGATTTTGCGCTGCTCCTCGATCCGGGCTATCCGTCCCATGCGGGGGGAGTTTACTTGGCCAGTGGCCAGATTTACCCCATGCCAATCCTGGCGGCAAATGGGTTTCTCCCGATCCTGGCGGATGTGCCCCCAGCGGTGTTGCAGCAGGCCCGCATGATGGTGCTCAGCTATCCCCATAACCCCACGACGGCAATCGCTCCCCTGAGCTTCTTCCAGGAAGCCGTAGCCTTTTGCCAGCAACATAATCTCGTGTTAGTGCATGACTTTCCCTACGCTGATATGGTGTTTGGCGAAACCAAACCGCCGTCGATCCTCCAGGCGGATCCCGATAAGAGCGTGTCGATCGAGTTTTTTACCCTGTCCAAGTCCTACAACATGGGGGGCTTCCGCATCGGCTATGCTGTCGGCAACGCCGACCTGATCCGGGCACTACGGCAGGTCAAAGCGGCGATCGACTTTAACCAGTACCGGGGCATCTTAAACGGGGCGATCGCGGCCCTGACGGGACCTCAGGATAACGTGGCGCGATCGGTCAAGATTTTCCGGGAGCGGCGGGATGCCTTCGTGCAAACCTTAAGCCGTCTGGGTTGGGAGGTGCCAGTGCCGAATGCCACCATGTACATCTGGGCCAAACTCCCAACTCCCTGGGATCAGGATTCTATGCAGTTTTCCCGGCAACTGGTGGAAGCAACAGGAGTAGCGGTTGCACCGGGGGCAGGCTTTGGCAAATCGGGTGAAGGCTATGTTCGCTTTGCCCTGGTTCATGATCCCCACATCCTGACAACGGCGGCAGAGAAAATTGCCCAGTTTCTTAAAGTATGA
- a CDS encoding 2-phosphosulfolactate phosphatase family protein, translated as MKLFVYHTPELTPTDTVPDCAIVVDVLRATTTIAAALAAGAEAVQAFSDLDTLMAASERWPVEKRLRAGERGGAKVDGCDLGNSPLDCTPDVVQGRRLFISTTNGTRALQRVATVPIVITATLVNRRAVVSYVSQQQPETIWILGSGWEGSFSLEDTACAGALLQLLCDQHWGGQLPSDAIGNDEVIGAIALFQQWQSRLLELFHHASHGQRLLRLNGDADLAYCAQLDTLDVVPIQKEPGVLVRY; from the coding sequence GTGAAACTTTTTGTCTATCACACCCCGGAACTGACTCCCACTGATACGGTGCCCGACTGCGCAATCGTTGTGGATGTCCTGCGGGCCACGACCACGATCGCGGCAGCCCTAGCGGCAGGGGCTGAAGCCGTGCAAGCCTTCAGTGATCTAGATACCCTGATGGCAGCCAGCGAGCGTTGGCCGGTCGAGAAGCGCCTGCGGGCCGGGGAGCGCGGGGGAGCCAAGGTAGACGGCTGCGATCTGGGCAATTCTCCCCTCGACTGTACACCCGATGTGGTCCAGGGACGACGCTTGTTTATCAGCACCACCAACGGTACCCGTGCCCTGCAACGGGTGGCAACTGTGCCAATTGTCATCACTGCCACCCTCGTTAACCGTAGGGCGGTGGTTTCCTATGTTAGTCAGCAGCAACCCGAAACCATCTGGATTCTGGGTTCCGGTTGGGAGGGCAGTTTCTCCCTGGAGGATACGGCCTGTGCGGGCGCGCTACTTCAGTTGCTCTGCGATCAACACTGGGGGGGACAATTGCCATCAGACGCGATCGGTAACGATGAAGTGATCGGTGCGATCGCCCTCTTCCAGCAATGGCAGTCCCGTTTGTTAGAACTCTTCCACCACGCCAGTCATGGTCAACGGTTATTGCGCCTCAATGGCGATGCCGATTTAGCCTATTGTGCCCAACTGGATACCCTTGATGTTGTCCCCATTCAGAAGGAACCAGGGGTTTTAGTCCGATATTAG